The following proteins are encoded in a genomic region of Triticum dicoccoides isolate Atlit2015 ecotype Zavitan chromosome 1B, WEW_v2.0, whole genome shotgun sequence:
- the LOC119350561 gene encoding probable serine/threonine-protein kinase PBL25: MSCLPCFGKKKDGNAEGGGDEQAAAGPMTPPPAVHSPAPYHAPAAAAPVAVAAPASVTPTKPAGESDANPEDALRQAIEVKAFAFRELAAATDHFTPYNLVGEGGFFRVYKGQLEKEGQAVAIKQMDKHGFQGNIEFLTEVSKLSKLHHENLIDIIGYCADGDQRLLVYEHMDGGTLEDHLYDLPPEKKPMDWTTRMKVANGAAQGLEYLHEKADPPVVYGDFKASQILLDASFTPKLSDFGLQQLGQSGGGNMPMASPMMGAFGCLAPEYDRGGQVSMKSDVYSFGVVLLQLISGRRTVDTSKPVEEQNVVTWAQPKFKDQKRYHELVDPLIKREYPAKALNQVVAMASMCLQEEDCVRPMMGDVVMTLGFLMMLPPDPPAPEPEPAPEPAPKKDDESRRSGSSSSSSDDEDGGEGEEEEEEQS, from the exons ATGAGCTGCTTGCCGTGTTTCgggaagaagaaggatggcaacgcCGAGGGAGGGGGCGACGagcaggcggcggcggggccgaTGACGCCGCCTCCCGCCGTGCACTCGCCCGCGCCCTACCACGCCCCGGCtgccgccgcgcccgtcgccgtggCAGCTCCGGCGAGCGTGACGCCGACCAAGCCGGCCGGCG AGAGCGACGCCAACCCGGAGGACGCGCTGCGGCAGGCCATCGAGGTGAAGGCGTTCGCGTTCAGGGAGCTCGCGGCGGCCACCGACCACTTCACGCCGTACAACCTCGTCGGAGAAGGAGGCTTCTTCAGGGTGTACAAGGGCCAGCTAGAGAAGGAAGGGCAG GCCGTGGCCATCAAGCAGATGGACAAGCATGGCTTCCAAGGCAACATCGAGTTTCTGACCGAGGTCTCCAAGCTCAGCAAGCTTCACCACGAGAACCTCATCGACATCATCGGCTACTGCGCCGACGGCGACCAGCGGCTCCTCGTCTACGAGCACATGGACGGCGGCACCTTGGAAGACCACCTCTACG ACTTGCCGCCGGAGAAGAAACCGATGGACTGGACGACAAGGATGAAGGTGGCCAACGGCGCCGCGCAGGGGCTGGAGTACCTGCACGAGAAAGCGGACCCGCCGGTGGTGTACGGCGACTTCAAGGCCTCCCAAATCTTGCTCGACGCCAGCTTCACGCCCAAGCTCTCCGACTTCGGCCTCCAGCAGCTCGGCCAGTCCGGCGGTGGCAACATGCCGATGGCGTCGCCGATGATGGGCGCCTTCGGGTGCCTCGCGCCGGAGTACGACCGCGGCGGCCAGGTCAGCATGAAGTCCGACGTGTACAGCTTCGGGGTGGTGCTGCTGCAGCTCATCTCCGGCAGGCGGACCGTCGACACCAGCAAGCCCGTCGAGGAGCAGAACGTCGTCACCTGG GCACAACCGAAGTTCAAAGACCAGAAGAGATATCATGAGCTGGTGGACCCGCTTATCAAGAGGGAGTACCCGGCCAAAGCGTTGAACCAAGTGGTGGCCATGGCTTCCATGTGCTTGCAAGAAGAGGACTGCGTCCGGCCAATGATGGGCGATGTCGTCATGACGCTAGGCTTCCTCATGATGCTGCCGCCGGATCCGCCCGCCCCAGAGCCAGAGCCAGCCCCCGAGCCGGCACCCAAAAAGGACGACGAATCGCGTCGCTCTGGAAGCTCGTCGTCTTCTTCGGATGAcgaggacggcggcgagggcgaggaggaagaagaagagcagagTTAA